From Armatimonadota bacterium:
GTTTTGTCTCATCAAGTTCGTGATGCCGAAGTTGATCGCCAAGATGACCAACCGACTCTCGACCGGGCTCGACAGCTCAATCCGCGTCGAAGAATCGGCGACCATCGGTACTGGCGGATTGTATGTGATTGGTGTTCGTGGTCGGACGCTCTTGGTTGGTGCCTCATCGCAAGGCAACATCAACCTTGTCGCAGACCTGACTCAAGACCAGAAGCGCGAAGAAGCTGAACCGGCTTTCTTTGAGCTTGTGGATCAAGCGATCATCGCAGAACCAACCACCGAAGAACCTAGCTCGGAAGTGGCGCAACGACTTGAAATGCTCATCAAAGGGGCCGGTCGTCGGTGAAGTCGCTTCGCTTCTTCCTCATATTCACGACTTTAATGTTGGCAACCGGAGCATTTAGTCAAGCTTCTGGTGTGACGGTGCCGAGCGTCAATATCGGCATCAATCCTGGTGGCGCCGGTGGAGCCGGGCAAGGCGATGTCAGCACTTCCCTACAGCTGCTTGCACTGCTCACGATTCTCTCGATTGCCCCGGCGATCATGGTGCTCACCACCGCGTTCACCCGGATTGTGATCATCTTCAGTCTTTTGCGAACGGCGATGGGAACTCAAAACATCCCGCCGAACCAAGTGATGATCGGGCTCAGTTTGTTCCTGACCTTCTTTGTGATGGCGCCGACGTACGAGAAGATCAACACTGAAGCGATTCAACCCTACGTCAAGAAGCAGATTTCGTTCGATCAAGCGGTCACTCGGGCAGAAACTCCGGTCAAGGAGTTCATGCTCAAGAACACCTACAAGAAAGACCTTCAGTTGTTTTTGGACTATCGAAAGGAAACTCCCAAGAACAAGGAAGAGCTCAAGATTGTAACGCTCGTGCCTGCATTCGTGATTAGCGAACTCAAGACGGCTTTCGTGGTCGGGTTCTACTTGTTCATTCCGTTCCTGGTGATCGACTTGATCGTCGCCAGCGTGCTGATGAGCATGGGCATGATGATGATGCCGCCGGTAACGGTGTCATTGCCCGCCAAGATCCTTGTTTTCGTGCTTGCCGATGGATGGAGCGTGCTAGTTACCGCCATCTTGTCTGGATATCAATAGCCATGAATGAATCAATCGTTTTAGATCTCACCCGCCAAGGGATGATGGTTTCGCTGATGGTCTCCTTGCCGATTTTGGCGGTTGCACTGTTCATCGGCTTGATGGTCAGCGTGTTCCAGGCCGTCACCCAAGTCCAAGAAATGACCCTCACCTACGTTCCCAAATTCTTGGGTTCGGCGGCAGTGGTCGCAATGTTCGGCGGCTGGATGTTGCAAGTCTTGGTTGGGTTCATGAGGCTTTGCTTCCAACACGCGATGAAGGTGACGATTTGAAGCTAGATACGCTTTGGCTGTTTAGTTTCTTCATGATCTTTATTCGCTCTTCGGCGATGTTTTTGTCGTCGCCAATTTTTGGCACCTCGGTTCCACCTCGGGTTCGAATTCTGTTTTGCGGTGCGTTCAGCATTTGCCTTCTCCCTCTAGTCCGCCCGACGATCACGACGGTTCCGTCGGATCTTAGTGGTGTGGCGGCGATGGTCGGTCAAGAGGTTGCCATTGGCTTGATCATCGGAATGATGATTCAGTTCTTGATGCTTGGAGCGCAGATGGCGGGCGCGCTCATGGACATGCAAATGGGATTTAGCATGGTTCAGGTCTTCAATCCGGCGGCGGGTTCTGCGACCACCGTGCTGGGACACTTTAAGTTCTTGCTGTTCCTAGTGCTCTTCTTCCTACTCGATGGGCACCACCAGATGATTCACGCCTTTGCATCGAGCTATACCCATCATGTCGAGCTCAACACCTCTGACTTGATGGCAATGAAAAATCAGATTCTCCGATTTGTGGGTGCAACATCTTTGATGGCGGTGCAAGTCGCCGCTCCGGTAGCAGCCGTGTCTTTCATCGTGGACGCAGCTAGTGGATTGGTGAACAAGTCGATTCCAAACATGCCTGTATACATGGTGAGTATGGGTGCCAAGACTGCGCTCGGGATCGTGGCTCTAAGCCTCGGGTTACCTCTCACTTTGGTCGCCTTGAAAACTGGCATCGAACACACCATGGTGAGCCTTTCCGACATGCTTTCGATAGGAGTGCATTAATCTATGGCTGGCGGCGGTCAAACGGGTGAAAAGACAGAAGAAGCGACTCCCAGAAAGAAACAGGAATCGCGAAAGCAAGGTGTCGTCGCCAAATCGGTAGACCTCACCGGTGCTTTGGTGATGCTCACGCTTATGGGCGTGATGCCCGTAGCGGTACACCAGTTCGGCGGGGCGATGCTCCAGAGCTTTCAAGCGGGAATCTACGCCACTCCCCGGAGCCTTGAAACCGGCGAAGTCATGCTCTATGTTCTGCTGCTCGCCAAACCTGCGCTGATCTTCTTTTTGACAATTTCTGGCGCGGCACTCACTGTGGGCCTGGTTGCGAACTTTGCCCAGGTAGGGTTCGTGTTCAGCACCGAAGCGCTCCAACCCAAGTTTCAAAAGATAAACCCGATCGAAGGACTCAAGCGAATCTTGTCCGCTCGGTCGCTAGTTGAGGGGCTAAAGGCGTTTGCCAAAGGATTGCTCTTTGGATGGATCGCATACTCCGCGATTCAGGCGAGTTGGCCTCAGATCATCCGGCTCGGATGGTACTCCCCGATCGACAGCGCAACACAGGTTGGGAGCCTCATTATCACGATCGGAATGCGAATTGGAACAGCTTGGCTCGTGCTGGCAGCAGCGGACTACTTCTTCCAGAAAAAGCAAACCAACAAGCAGATCATGATGACCAAGGACGAACTGAAGCGGGAAATGAAGGAGCAAGAAGGTTCGCCTGAAGTCAAGTCAGCCCGATTCCAGCGCATGCGCAAATTGATTAAGTCGAACGCGCGTGAAGCGGTGAGAAAGGCAGATGTGATCATCACAAACCCGACCCACTTTTCCGTAGCGATTCAATATGACCGCTCATCAATGCACGCCCCGATGGTCGTCGCGAAGGGCCAAGACTATCTCGCGTTGAAGATTCGAGAGATGGCTAACGAGTTCGACGTCCCAATTCTGCCAAACCCACCGCTTGCCCGAGCGCTCTACCGTCAATGCGAAGTCGGGGATTTCATCCCTCGGGATATGTTCAGCGCGGTCGCGGAAGTTCTGGCCTACGTTTACCGAACGATTAAGAAGGTCCGCTGAAGTATCCTTAGGCCATAGATGGGCCAAGGAGGATCAAGTCGCGAAGCATGGAAGGCGATGGTGTTGCGTTCGATGCCACCTCCCGCTTGGCTCAGCGCGCCCGGCCCCAATTCGGATGTAGCGATCAGCACACGGGTTCGGCTGGCGCGCAACCTAGTCGGGCATCGATTCCCAAACCACGCCGGAGCCGATGAGCTTCGTGAGATAGGGCGAAAGGTTCGCGAAGTCGCCGAGAAGATTCCCCTCGAAGTCATCCGGCGTATCACG
This genomic window contains:
- a CDS encoding flagellar biosynthetic protein FliO, coding for MKQDVLGEKVPAQSTNGLMPLLQLGLIVGVLFCLIKFVMPKLIAKMTNRLSTGLDSSIRVEESATIGTGGLYVIGVRGRTLLVGASSQGNINLVADLTQDQKREEAEPAFFELVDQAIIAEPTTEEPSSEVAQRLEMLIKGAGRR
- the fliP gene encoding flagellar type III secretion system pore protein FliP (The bacterial flagellar biogenesis protein FliP forms a type III secretion system (T3SS)-type pore required for flagellar assembly.), giving the protein MLATGAFSQASGVTVPSVNIGINPGGAGGAGQGDVSTSLQLLALLTILSIAPAIMVLTTAFTRIVIIFSLLRTAMGTQNIPPNQVMIGLSLFLTFFVMAPTYEKINTEAIQPYVKKQISFDQAVTRAETPVKEFMLKNTYKKDLQLFLDYRKETPKNKEELKIVTLVPAFVISELKTAFVVGFYLFIPFLVIDLIVASVLMSMGMMMMPPVTVSLPAKILVFVLADGWSVLVTAILSGYQ
- a CDS encoding flagellar biosynthetic protein FliQ, translating into MNESIVLDLTRQGMMVSLMVSLPILAVALFIGLMVSVFQAVTQVQEMTLTYVPKFLGSAAVVAMFGGWMLQVLVGFMRLCFQHAMKVTI
- a CDS encoding flagellar biosynthetic protein FliR; amino-acid sequence: MLPTRDEGDDLKLDTLWLFSFFMIFIRSSAMFLSSPIFGTSVPPRVRILFCGAFSICLLPLVRPTITTVPSDLSGVAAMVGQEVAIGLIIGMMIQFLMLGAQMAGALMDMQMGFSMVQVFNPAAGSATTVLGHFKFLLFLVLFFLLDGHHQMIHAFASSYTHHVELNTSDLMAMKNQILRFVGATSLMAVQVAAPVAAVSFIVDAASGLVNKSIPNMPVYMVSMGAKTALGIVALSLGLPLTLVALKTGIEHTMVSLSDMLSIGVH
- the flhB gene encoding flagellar biosynthesis protein FlhB, which gives rise to MAGGGQTGEKTEEATPRKKQESRKQGVVAKSVDLTGALVMLTLMGVMPVAVHQFGGAMLQSFQAGIYATPRSLETGEVMLYVLLLAKPALIFFLTISGAALTVGLVANFAQVGFVFSTEALQPKFQKINPIEGLKRILSARSLVEGLKAFAKGLLFGWIAYSAIQASWPQIIRLGWYSPIDSATQVGSLIITIGMRIGTAWLVLAAADYFFQKKQTNKQIMMTKDELKREMKEQEGSPEVKSARFQRMRKLIKSNAREAVRKADVIITNPTHFSVAIQYDRSSMHAPMVVAKGQDYLALKIREMANEFDVPILPNPPLARALYRQCEVGDFIPRDMFSAVAEVLAYVYRTIKKVR